The following nucleotide sequence is from Lytechinus pictus isolate F3 Inbred chromosome 10, Lp3.0, whole genome shotgun sequence.
AGACAAAACCATGCTGCCCAGGATTGAGAAGTCCATTTGCATGAATATGTTCCTGGATGTTTTTAACGATGAAACCCTCAAGGAGTTTACAAAGAACTGAGGTGAGAGCAACAGGACGATAGTTCGTGACAAGTGGTTTGTCCCCACCCTTGAAAACGGGTGTAATGTGTGCCCGTTTCCAGGACAATGGAACTTTGCCACAACCTAAGGAGGTATTGAAAAGAATAGAAATAGGAAGTGAGATTTCTTCTGCAACTTCAAGAAGAATACTGGGAAGAATGCCGTCAGGTCCAGGAGACTTATTTCTCTGTAGACGAAGAAGAGCCAAGTGAACATGTAAAGAAGATACAGAGAAATGTGAAAGAACAGGAATGTACAAATTACAAGTAGGGGGGTCATCAGGTAGAGTACATTGATGACTGAATACAGAACTAAAATAGGAACTGAAAGCATCTACAATATCTCCAGGATTTGAAATATCTACATCATTAAACCTAAACTTAGGAGGAGGAGGCGAGTTTTTGCGAGTTCTTATAAAAGCCCCAAACCTACGTCTATTGTCATCACAGGCAAACAATGTGTTAACACATGTCCAATACGCTTTTCTACAGTCCTTCTTCACATTATTTCTGACAGCTTTATAATTTAACCAGTCTACATGATTATGAGTTCTCCTAGCAAGTCTAAACAGAGAATGTTTTTCATTAATCAGAGACCTGATTTCGGGTGTGATCCAAGGAGAGAGGCGATTCTTCCGTTTGTGCACATGTGGGATAGTTTCATTAATGGCAGCATCAAGAAAGTCTCTGAAGATTTCGTTGCACTCATGCACATCAGTTCCAGATAAAATAGCTCGCCATGGGATCAGATGAATGAGGTATCGAAGTCTCGCAAAATCTCCACGACGAACCTGTAGAAATGACCTCAAAGCGGCTCGTTGGGGCGAAGGTCTCGGAGAACGGATACGGATGTTAACAGCATGATGATCAGATGTCACTGGGTTACTTGAAGTATCAACGTGGATCAAGGAATAAGGCCGATTCGTATAAACAAGATCGATAATGGAACCTGAAACGACATCTCCATTGACCATGATTCTAGTAGACTGTTTCACCATCTGATCAAAGTTGAACTCCTCCATAAGCTCTGACAGTTGGTTCCGATTAGAAGAAAAGTTACCGGCCGACATGTTGACATTAAAATTCACCCAACAGTAGGCAACCATCATAATTGTCAACACCTACAGCTTCAATCTCAGCTCTCAAGATATTCCAGTAGGAACTTGAACTGTTCGGAGGCCTGTACAACAATCCAACTAGCCAAGAGGATCCTGGGGTAAAGGATAGCGATACCCATAAAAGTTCTCCTCTGTCACGTTGAATAACAGAAGTAATGACTTGCGGCTTGAGGGAATGTTTCGCAGCAAGGAGAACACCGCCACCCCGACGTCTACCACCTCGATCACGACGCAGTATCAAATAATCATCTGGGAAACCAAGTGCACAGTCATCAGTGTCAGTCCCCAACCAAGTTTCAGTTATGCATAGGAAATCTGGTTTCGAGGTCTGAAGAAAAACTATAAGCTCAGCCAGTTTGCTACTTATACTCCTTGCATTAAATAATGTACAAGACAACAGTGTGTTTGTTCCTCTAATAATGTTTATGTTGTCATCACACACTCTAGTAAGCATCGGATCAGGTCCAGGATTGCATTCAATGTCATCAGAAGTGTATAACAAGCAGCGAAATGTTGAATAACTATAAGAATAATGTGGCATAGGCTTACCAGCTGGTCGAAGTTTATTTGGAGTCAAATAAATTCCTTTCAAGTGCATCATGTTGCAGGCACAAACAATGCAGTCTGTTGTCCCGACGAAGAGGAGGGCCAACAAAAACAGCTTAAACATGCATCTCCATTTGCATTGGTAGCTGAGCACGAGTAAGCAAGAGGCCTatgttacatatacatgtaggctactgTTAGAATGCAGAGTGCACATCCACCACAAAAGTGTAGATGTGGGACCATATGCAAACTGATGGTGAAAGTCAGCACAGATCATTCCTCATAAATAGTGGTTTTAATGAGTTTACTCCAACAAAGATGACACTAGAGCAGCTACAGTACTTACAGGAAGAAACAGGCTTGCTTTCTTACAAAATCAAGCAGTATGTAGTTGTAGATAAAACAGAGAATTAGCAGAATTTtggctgaagaaaaaaaattacaatagaaCTGTCTAAAttgtaggtcatttgtctattgtatttgtgattaagttatgctAAATCATctataaatctcggtttcgtttttttgtgggacgcactgtattgtaaattgatatcttatgaaaatggattaaaataaatgtatttgaatttaattgaatttaaaaaaatatatactggtATACTTTAGAGGATCCGACTGTATTTTTGAACTCATTGGAGTACAGCCCCTCTTTAATAGCcgtgaaacatttttatcataaaaatttcatttaaacatATTAACTTCATCCATATATCTTACATGAAGTATAttctataagaaaaaaaatctaagacGAGATGATAATTAATCATTAaggattttttctttcaataaatattgattttcttccatttcaaaacatttttcataaaaattaattcatacaaaaatcaaattgttatgaAGAATATAAGTATGTACGTGTTGAgtttaaagaagaaggcgtataccctaaaagccgaggcttgtggcgggatacgcctatagacaaaaatacaatacaacaaAAAATACTGGCGATGGGGCCAAAATTACAACAACAAATCGATGAAGAGATACAATTAATCATTAAACAAATCACtagataaatttaaaaaaaagatacaagaCAAACAACCAACAGTGATCAGAAGCAAAACTTGATTCAATAGATTTTAGTTATCAACCATTGAGTAATGGCGATAGATAAGCTACATGGAGCGTTGCTGACAAATTAAGTAGTTCTAAGCCAATCACATACATGGATTTAAGTAGCTTATAACGGTTGTACACTGTAAAACTTCCGGTGTTAAAAACAACTCAAGTCGAATGGGAGTTAAAATACACCATGGACTTTGAGTTTGGCACTGAATAGTGTTGCCAGAACGTGTAAAACACCAATGGGTGATCAACTAAGAGCATGAATTAAACACTGCATGATGTAAAGTAGCAGGTGCAGTCAATTCAGTTTTAACACcgctgtgtttttttttcagggaaaTACACATTGAGAAATGCTCCCCAAGTAATTTTAACAGTGTTTAATGGATTATAATATGCTCATTGTTCAAGGGGAATATCAGTTATTGTAAAACGGAGGAGGGAGGGgtaaaagagagaaggaaaggggcgggagaagaaaaaggggaaaccGTTAAGAAAGGAGAAGGTGAAAGGAAGATAAATTGTGTAGGAGTAGAAAGTTTCATTGAGCGTTTTAAGGAAGAGATTATTTCCTCAATGCTTTGAAGCGGTCTGCATCATCATATACCAATTTTGCGCTGCAGCATCCCCGATACCGCCATTGAAGCGATCCCTCAGAAGTTTATTGGTATTCTCGTCGGTTCCACATCGTAGGGCGGGGTCTTCCGATTTGATGCAATCTATAATGACGTCAGCAATCTCATCACTACTTTGGGCCGCTGCCATCATCGGGGCCATCAATGCACCCATGAAACCTGTGAACATCTGCAATAAAAATGGTCGAAgagaatattttctttaaaagaacatacaaataaaatgtaatttaagGCTACCGATGATACCACACTAAAATTTGAGTGGTAGATGGGATACGATGAACTGGGAACACAATGtgcttgatttttaaaaagctgTTTTAAAAGCCTCTGTAAAATGCACTTTCCTTGGACTCCATTCTAAGCGATTAGTGCCCAGCGTACATCCAACACCCCTTTTAATCGATTTTTCCTATTGGAAGTCAATGCAGTTGATAATGTGGGCTTCGTATAGAGacatatataaaataaattaaacaaaacaataacatGTTAATCTCTGTTTGCAAATgattaattcctttttttgtacCAGAACCCCAACCCcttccatattttttctatgTTCCTTAAAAAGTACTAATAGAGATGAAGAGAGTGgccattttttaattgttattttgtttgtcaATGGATGATTTGTATGATACTTATTTTATGATGTTCATGTACCATGTTGATTTTAAatggtcaaataaataaaatgaaatgaaatctaTTCGGTTTCACCTTCTTTGTTGGGACTTCTGCATCAGACGATTTAGCTTCTGGATCTTGGTTGGCAATCATGTTTTCTTGGAAACTGGTTAGAACTGGACCTGGGCAGACAGAACTGATCCTGaacgatgaaaaaaaaaaatatatggagtGTTTTATGTAAAATCGATTCAACCAAAATAAATAGCGATATCTAATGTTAAGTATTGAACCAACAGTAACGTATGTGGGGGATATTAGGAATCAAATGATCAAGGAACTTTTCGATTTTGACGTAAGCACGTCACACCGACTTTGTATGCAACGAACAAATTACATGAAGAACAGTTTATCAATTTACATGGCAGTCttctgatgaaaacaaagaaaagtcaTATGCAGTTTTTATTACATCGTTGTTCAGGCATGTGTTTGGTTCTAAAATAAAGACGACACAAACTAGACGTTTTGAGAGGTATGTCTTGCCGTTCATTGCTGAGGCAAAAGTGAATAGGGGTATCCGTCTCCTTCgcatacttttttttccaattcaattctttattccatttgaattgaattgaattgaatttattcaaaccagtcaaaggagaacaaagtacaaacaaaacaaatggttACATTATAAAGAACTGAAACAAATGACAGGTTTGGGACCCCAAAGAAGCACAGCTTGTAATCAGGGGCCCCTGCATAtgatattttactcaaacatggaataactatgagaagaaaaaaaaatacaaggtatTTAAAGATCACAACAGGAACATTACCCACACGCaagcatacacacacacactcacccagACAAACACACCCTTTCACACTCCAAACATGTCACCCCCAGGTGCAACTAACAACTGGACTTAAATTTATCAGGTAGGTATATATGACATAATTTCTTAAACCGAGACAGGGTACTGCTACTTCTTATATCAGCAGGACACATATTCCATTCTTTAACGCAAATTGTTCTGAAGGATTTCAATTTAGCATTAATTCTAGCAAAGGGTTATGTCTCTGACGTGTGTTATAATTATGAATCTTAGAATTACCACAAAAGTTTCTTGTTAAAAAGAACAATGCAGGGATTGgtatttatacatgaaaataacacAATTCAGCGAGACCATTTCATTAAATGGTAACATATTCAACTGCAAAAAAGCGGGGAACTTGGAGccagataatttgaatttgttaCATATCTTatagctttcttttgaagaactTGTAGTTTACGTACATGAGTCCTATATGTATTCCCCCAAGTAATATTGCAATACATTAAATGTGGCACAATTAGAGCATTATATAAAGAAACCAATGTTCGTTGAGGTAAGAAATATCTTACTTTTGATATCACACCAACATTACGAGATACTTTAGAGCATACATTATTAAGGTGATAATTCCATGACAAGTATTCATCAACTGTGACACCAAGAAATTGCACACTTGAGCTGAATTCAATTTGTCGACCACCAACTATTATTGGATCTATATTATCAATGACACTCTTTCCCTTTGTTctaaataaaacacattttgttttacttgtatTCAGTAACAGCTTATTACAACAAAACCAAGcaaaaacatgacaaatttcagtattTACCTCCCGAATAAGACTTTGCAAGTTCTTATGAGAAAGTAATAAACAGgtgtcatcagcatataaaGAATATGTAAGCAATTTGGAAGAattaaacattatcattaatataaattaGGAAAAGCAGCGGACCAAGAACCGATCCTTGCTGTACTccaaatttaatatttctatATTCTGAGCTGACACCGTTGATAACTACAAATTGTGATCGGTTTTCTAGATAGCTTTTAAACCAGTTTAAAGCCATCCCACGAATGCCATAATATTCAAGTTTAATTAAGAGTATACTGTGATCAATGGTGTCAAAGGCTTTACTTAAATCAAGGAATGCACCAAGGCAAAATTTTCCATCATTCATAGCAGTGATAATCGTGTTAACCAAGTTTAATATACCCATGCTAGTAGAGCAATTTTTCCTGAAGCCAAATTGATGTGGTGTCATGATATCATTATGCAGCAAATAATCATTTAATCTTTTGTACATTATTTTCTCTAAGATCTTTGAGAAGATAGGCAACAAAGcaattggtctataattttcaatgcatttacgATCACTCTTTTTGTACATAGGAACGATTTTAGCGATTTTTAACTTAATAGGAACAATACCTTGAGTTATTGACTTATTGAAAACACGACACAATGGTtcaattcaaaacataatacaaagtaatataaagtaatacaaatcaaatactattttacagacgagcattcttacttcgtacaacaaaaaacagtataatattgagcataaatggaaatgaggggagtccactaaaaagcaaagcttttaaagtgtggatcccccttggaaatgaagaaaatataatcgacttattcatatatgcgcttatatacaggaaagaaaaaagagaaggaacaaaaaggtcgaaatcatattgatgtaagCATAATTACAGAACGAGTGCAAAGTTAttcacacaaagaggtcttcgCTGTGAAGGATATGTTGCGCAATAGAcagaagaaaaagcagaaagagagagggtatgacaagacatagaagacaagacaaaacaagagacaagacaaaacaagagacaggacagtacaagacatgataacataataataagtataaaaaaaaaattaaaggaggAAAAGTCAGAATGGGGAAGGGCTGACCACAAACCAGCTTGATCTGGTGAAGTAACAAAAGATGATATAACTGGACAATATAAGATGACAAATAACAATCattatcaccatgatcatcaccatcatcattattttcgtCGTCACCGACAATGACCATACAAATAATGGGTCATTATCATGGTCACCGCTATCCTCGTAAAAAAGTCGTAGTTTGCATAATTTCTGTCTCCTTTCATTATGATAATGTATGTACCCTTATTCAAACATCCGACAACAGTATAAGTGTCATCGACGCATACGTCATTTTAACTATCAGTtactattataatatttgataatcagtgtcatcatcaccatcattagcATCATCGCTATCATAGACATGCAACTTCATATAATAGAAATCCAGTAATGACAGCTTCAGAATCACCACTACTTAcagcattttcataatcatcaataatcaatcaccatcattagcattatcatcatcatcatcaccatcatcattatcatcatcatcaccaccatcaccaccaccatcatcatcatcatcataatcaccatcatcatcatcatcattatcatcaccaccatcatcatcaccatcatcatcaccatcattatcaacatcaccaccatcatcgtcatcatcatcaccatcgtcgtcGTCAATTATCATCAGCTTCATCATCCTCGTCACCGTCACGCTACCGTCGCCATTGTTATTTCCATTATactccttgaaaaaaatatcaccccTAACaccctcattatcatcatcatcatcaccaccatcatcatcatcatcataaacatcataatcatcatcatcttcatcatcatcatcaccaccactactatcattgtcgtcgtcgtcatcatcatcatcatcgactaCGTGAACTTCAGTAAGGTGTCACAAGTGCTGCATCCACAGTGTGACTTACTTGACATTAAAGCATTTCAATACAGGATGAAGAGCTTCTGTGAATCCTTCCATGGCAAACTTCGTTGCGCTGTAAACATCACTAAATGGAAAACCTTTcaaattgaagaaataaaaaatagaccATTGAGTTATACAATTTATGGATGCTCTGAAATAATACAGATTTGTGGTAAGAATTTCAAAATAGAATCGGCAGAGATGTATAGTCTACTGTCATACCATACATAACACGTTGACGATGAATACCTATTGTTTTGAAGCAAATAATTGAACTTCATCTTATGTTTATTAAAGCAAATGCCAAAATGATACTATATAATGTCCACTCCATCCATATCTAAATATTCGTTGTAAAACGCTTTGTTTTCAGGGATGATCAAGTTTAATGACTTGAGTTTTAGCTTCGGAGACTAAAATACGATTTACACATATAACATTTTATATCTATAAGGATTGGAAAGCAAATGGATACATCGTTcgttatttcattaaaaactaACCCTTACCATTAATTCCGCCGATACTGCTAATATTGACTATACGACCTGACCTCTGTTGTTTCATGATAGGTATTACTTCCTGTGTCATCCGATATGTTCCTACGATGTTGGTTTCTGACATATTTCTCATATGAGCCATCGTCATTTCTTCAAGTGGTCTCATCCATCCAAATGCTGCGTTATTAACTATGAAAAtgtagacaaaaaaaatcagacagaCATTAATTTTGCTCTTCCTTTGTTCTTCTTAAGACCGATATTGGTTCATGattgtatttgaatatttttgatgGGCTATTGAATTTTAATCAGTGGATTTCTTCCGCATTCCTTGAAgagaatttgaaaattattttcgatTTCCAGTACAGGCTATGTTTGTTTCCACATCGTCCAACGGTGTCGCTCTTCCCGAACTGCTGAAAATTATGTATATAAGGAAATGAACAGATGAAGTGATTTCTTTAGAATATAGTATCAGAGtttattcagattcagatttatttccatcagaaatgacataaatattgatacaaatcactttcatacattataacaaatatttgcgatacatatcattgtcattataatcatattaaaaaacatccatgataattaacatataaagatatatacaaaatatggtgCATTTCGTAgacaaattataatatataatttaaatagaaaaaaaggtatCTGTGGAAATGGGAGATTCACTCAAAAGCATATAGCTTGTATAATGTGAACCTCCctcaaggaagaaaaaagaggagagaaagaaaaaggggggaGAGACGCAAAGGTTGCTATTTGCCTATGGAGACTTACTGAATAGATAACCCACAGAACAAGACAAAActaaaaaagagtaaaataccacgaagaaaaaaacaaaaacaggacgacaaaaggagaaataaacataaatagaaACAGAACGAATAGCGAccgaaaatagaaaataataaaaatttataAAGACTAATAAAAATAACTTGATGTCTGAGAGGGGTGGTAACGAGCGGGAATTAGTAATGAAGACCTCGGTAGGATTTAAGTAAGAaatttttcagttttcttttaaaagaatgtatGGAACGGCTGTTTTTATGTTATTGTCGAGGGAGTTCCAAAAACTAGGGCCATCGAACATAAATGTACTCTTTGCCAATAAAGTTCTAAAACGGGGTAAATGATATTCGTTAGATTGCCTCGTAGGGTAATTATGAAAAGACCGATTAAGAGGAAACATATAATCAAATACACGTGGAAGggtatttttgttaaatttaaacataaaaattgtcctaaatgaaataagtatagGTCGCTTATCTTCAGCAAtttgctataaaaaaaatagtgggtCAGTGTGTGAACGAAAAGCTGAATTATGAATAATACGAAGGGACTTCTTTTGCAGTAATAACAGTCTATCTAAAATGGTTTGATGGGTGCTGCCCCAGGCAAGTTTCAAGTAAGGTTGGATCAAAGAAGAATATAGCATTAAAAGTGATGACGacgaaaaatgatatttcaatttattgataATGCCAATATTTCGCGAATTAATCTTACAAATACAATCTATGTGGTGTTTCCAGGAAAGCTATATTATCAACGGTAACACCGAGAAATTTTATGAATGTGACACTTCCTAAATTAGTGTCATCTAAAACAATGCCCATCGGAAGTGTATCAATGGAATTGCTAAATAGCATATATTTAGTTTTAAGTAGATTAAGAGACAATTTGTTGGATCTTATCCATTCTGTGACTTTTAAAAGTTCATTATTAATAGTATTTACCAAGGTATGTGGATTTTTAtgggaataaaatatattagaaTCGTCTGCAAAGAGTATGAACGAAAGGACATCAGATGATTTACAAAAGTcattaatataaatgataaataataacggGCCTAACAAACTGCCTTGCAGGACTCCACAATTAATATATTGCATGTTGGATGCATGACCATTCAAAGATACAAATTGACGTCTATCGGACAAGTATcttctgaaccactccaaggcttTCCCACGCACCCtataatgagaaagtttatgtaatgaaatatcatggttaatggtgtcgaagtccttggagaagtccagaaaATGCCGACTAGATGTGAGCAATTATCAAAAGCGTGGGCCACTTTATCAACGAAAT
It contains:
- the LOC129269972 gene encoding retinol dehydrogenase 8-like; protein product: MAPLVTLITGCSTGIGLATAVKLAKDANKYIVYATMRNLAKKGDLEQAAGSALNDTLFIRQLDITKEESIVDAVKTIKEKHGKVDILVNNAAFGWMRPLEEMTMAHMRNMSETNIVGTYRMTQEVIPIMKQQRSGRIVNISSIGGINGFPFSDVYSATKFAMEGFTEALHPVLKCFNVKISSVCPGPVLTSFQENMIANQDPEAKSSDAEVPTKKMFTGFMGALMAPMMAAAQSSDEIADVIIDCIKSEDPALRCGTDENTNKLLRDRFNGGIGDAAAQNWYMMMQTASKH